In Burkholderia sp. NRF60-BP8, a single window of DNA contains:
- a CDS encoding metal ABC transporter solute-binding protein yields MSIALKRAPRRALSPVRWLAAAVATLSFAAPVLAQAATVNVVAAENFYGDVASQIGGRHVAVTSILSNPDQDPHLFEASPKTARALQHAQVVIYNGANYDPWMAKLLGASKQAKRATIVVADLVGKKAGDNPHLWYDPATMPVAARAIAAELGRADPANKAEYDANLQKFVASLKPVDDKVAALRAQYKGVPVTATEPVFGYMSDAIGLDMRNQRFQLATMNDTEASAQDVAAFEGDLRKKQVRVLIYNSQAEEPMTKRMLKIARDGGVPTVSVTETQPAGKTFQQWMAGQLDALGNALSAGK; encoded by the coding sequence ATGTCCATTGCCCTGAAGCGCGCGCCGCGGCGCGCCCTGTCGCCTGTCCGCTGGCTGGCCGCCGCCGTCGCCACGCTGTCGTTCGCCGCGCCCGTGCTTGCGCAGGCCGCGACCGTCAACGTCGTCGCCGCCGAGAATTTCTACGGCGACGTCGCCTCGCAGATCGGCGGCCGCCACGTCGCGGTCACGAGCATCCTCAGCAATCCCGACCAGGATCCGCACCTGTTCGAAGCGAGCCCGAAGACCGCCCGCGCGCTCCAGCACGCGCAGGTCGTGATCTACAACGGCGCGAACTACGATCCGTGGATGGCCAAGCTGCTCGGCGCGTCGAAGCAGGCGAAGCGCGCGACGATCGTCGTCGCCGATCTCGTCGGCAAGAAGGCCGGCGACAACCCGCACCTGTGGTACGACCCGGCGACGATGCCCGTGGCCGCACGCGCGATCGCGGCCGAGCTCGGCCGTGCCGACCCGGCGAACAAGGCCGAGTACGACGCGAACCTGCAGAAGTTCGTCGCGTCGCTGAAGCCCGTCGACGACAAGGTCGCCGCGCTGCGCGCGCAGTACAAGGGCGTGCCCGTGACGGCCACCGAGCCCGTGTTCGGCTACATGTCGGACGCGATCGGCCTCGACATGCGCAACCAGCGCTTCCAGCTCGCGACGATGAACGACACCGAGGCGAGCGCGCAGGACGTCGCCGCGTTCGAGGGCGACCTGCGCAAGAAGCAGGTGCGCGTGCTGATCTACAACAGCCAGGCCGAAGAACCGATGACCAAGCGCATGCTGAAAATCGCGCGCGACGGCGGCGTGCCGACCGTCAGCGTCACCGAGACGCAGCCGGCCGGCAAGACCTTCCAGCAATGGATGGCCGGCCAGCTCGACGCGCTCGGCAACGCGCTTTCGGCCGGCAAGTAA
- a CDS encoding S-(hydroxymethyl)glutathione dehydrogenase/class III alcohol dehydrogenase, whose amino-acid sequence MKTKAAIAWKAGAPLTIEEVDLEGPRAGEVLIEVKATGICHTDYYTLSGADPEGIFPAILGHEGAGVVVDVGPGVGTVRKGDHVIPLYTPECRECKFCLSRKTNLCQKIRATQGKGLMPDATSRFSLDGKPLFHYMGTSTFSNYIVVPEIAVAKVREDAPFDKICYIGCGVTTGVGAVVYSAKVEAGANVVVFGLGGIGLNVIQGAKMVGADKIIGVDINPKRVELAKKFGMTHFINPNEVENVVDHIVQLTDGGADYSFECVGNVKLMRQALECTHKGWGQSFIIGVAAAGEEISTRPFQLVTGREWKGSAFGGARGRTDVPKIVDWYMEGKINIDDLITHTLPLERINEGFDLMKAGESIRSVVLY is encoded by the coding sequence ATGAAAACGAAAGCCGCGATTGCATGGAAGGCCGGTGCGCCGCTGACGATCGAGGAAGTCGATCTCGAAGGGCCGCGCGCCGGCGAAGTGCTGATCGAGGTGAAGGCGACGGGCATCTGCCACACCGACTACTACACGCTGTCGGGCGCCGATCCGGAAGGGATCTTCCCGGCGATTCTCGGCCACGAAGGCGCGGGCGTCGTGGTCGACGTCGGCCCCGGCGTCGGCACCGTGCGCAAGGGCGACCACGTGATTCCGCTCTACACGCCCGAATGCCGCGAATGCAAGTTCTGCCTGTCGCGCAAGACCAACCTGTGCCAGAAGATCCGCGCGACGCAGGGCAAGGGGCTGATGCCGGACGCGACGTCGCGCTTCTCGCTCGACGGCAAGCCGCTGTTCCACTACATGGGCACGTCGACGTTCTCGAACTACATCGTCGTGCCGGAGATCGCCGTCGCGAAGGTGCGCGAGGACGCGCCGTTCGACAAGATCTGCTACATCGGCTGCGGCGTGACGACGGGCGTCGGCGCGGTCGTGTACTCGGCGAAGGTCGAGGCCGGCGCGAACGTCGTCGTGTTCGGCCTCGGCGGGATCGGCCTGAACGTGATCCAGGGCGCGAAGATGGTCGGCGCGGACAAGATCATCGGCGTCGACATCAACCCGAAGCGCGTCGAGCTCGCGAAGAAGTTCGGGATGACGCACTTCATCAACCCGAACGAAGTCGAGAACGTCGTCGACCACATCGTGCAGTTGACCGACGGCGGCGCCGACTACTCGTTCGAATGCGTCGGCAACGTGAAGCTGATGCGTCAGGCGCTCGAGTGCACGCACAAGGGTTGGGGCCAGTCGTTCATCATCGGCGTGGCCGCGGCCGGCGAGGAAATCAGCACGCGTCCGTTCCAGCTGGTGACGGGCCGCGAATGGAAGGGCTCGGCGTTCGGCGGCGCGCGCGGGCGCACCGACGTGCCGAAGATCGTCGACTGGTACATGGAAGGCAAGATCAACATCGACGACCTGATCACGCACACGCTGCCGCTCGAGCGGATCAACGAAGGCTTCGACCTGATGAAGGCCGGCGAGTCGATCCGCTCGGTCGTGCTGTACTGA
- a CDS encoding ABC transporter ATP-binding protein, which translates to MTVTPHALAVDRVTLELGGRTILRDVSFSIEPGEFVGVLGPNGAGKTTLMRAVLGLIPVSAGTLSVGGVPVVRGNASIGYMPQIRSGLANRRMRGYDFVAMAADGHRWGLPHTNAATRRDVDRVLDLVGGASLARRPLSELSGGERQRLLLAQCLLGNPKLLLLDEPLISLDPNHQRGVVELVRNVQRELGITVLFSAHELNPLLNALDRVLYLGNGVAALGTVDEVITKPVLSRLYGSPIDVMRVNGKIFVMSGDVEIEKHDHEHEDDDHSHGGGGGHGHHHHGHAHPGHSHDV; encoded by the coding sequence ATGACCGTCACTCCCCACGCCCTCGCCGTCGATCGCGTCACGCTCGAACTGGGCGGCCGCACGATCCTGCGCGACGTGAGTTTCTCGATCGAGCCCGGCGAATTCGTCGGCGTGCTCGGGCCGAACGGTGCCGGCAAGACGACACTGATGCGCGCGGTGCTCGGCCTCATCCCCGTGTCGGCCGGCACGCTGTCGGTCGGCGGCGTGCCGGTCGTGCGCGGCAACGCGTCGATCGGCTACATGCCGCAGATCAGGAGCGGCCTCGCGAATCGACGGATGCGCGGCTACGACTTCGTCGCGATGGCCGCCGACGGCCACCGCTGGGGCCTGCCGCACACGAACGCGGCCACGCGCCGCGACGTCGATCGCGTGCTCGACCTCGTCGGCGGCGCGTCGCTCGCGCGCCGGCCGCTGTCCGAACTGTCCGGCGGCGAACGGCAGCGGCTGCTGCTCGCGCAATGCCTGCTCGGCAACCCGAAGCTGCTGCTGCTCGACGAGCCGCTGATCAGCCTCGATCCGAACCACCAGCGCGGCGTCGTCGAACTCGTGCGCAACGTGCAGCGCGAGCTCGGCATCACCGTGCTGTTCTCCGCGCACGAACTGAATCCGCTGCTGAACGCGCTCGACCGCGTGCTGTATCTCGGCAACGGCGTCGCGGCGCTCGGTACCGTCGACGAGGTGATCACGAAGCCCGTGCTGTCGCGGCTCTACGGATCGCCGATCGACGTGATGCGCGTGAACGGCAAGATCTTCGTGATGTCGGGCGACGTCGAGATCGAGAAGCACGATCACGAACACGAGGACGACGATCATTCGCACGGCGGTGGCGGCGGCCACGGCCATCATCACCATGGACACGCCCATCCCGGGCATTCGCACGATGTTTGA
- the fghA gene encoding S-formylglutathione hydrolase, whose protein sequence is MLELVSSHACHGGEQRFYRHDSAAIGLPMKFSVYLPPQAVHGRVPALFYLAGLTSTDETFAIKGGAQQYAAQHGIALVMPDTSPRGAGVPGETDAWDFGVGAGFYVDATEAPWSTHYRMESYVTGELHELVAAELPIDGARLGIFGHSMGGHGALTLALRHPGLYRSVSAFAPIAAPTRCPWGEKAFTGYLGADREAWKAHDASELVARADAPKFADGILVDQGLADQFLANQLNPDVFEAACAKAGQPLTLRRHPGYDHGYYFISTFIADHLAHHARVLAR, encoded by the coding sequence ATGCTCGAACTCGTTTCCTCGCATGCGTGCCACGGCGGCGAGCAGCGTTTCTACCGTCACGATTCGGCGGCCATCGGCCTGCCGATGAAGTTCTCGGTGTATCTGCCGCCGCAGGCTGTGCACGGGCGCGTGCCAGCGCTGTTCTATCTCGCGGGGCTCACGAGCACCGACGAGACGTTCGCGATCAAGGGCGGCGCGCAGCAGTACGCGGCGCAGCACGGCATCGCGCTCGTGATGCCCGACACGAGCCCGCGCGGCGCGGGCGTGCCGGGCGAGACCGATGCGTGGGACTTCGGCGTCGGCGCGGGCTTCTACGTCGATGCGACCGAAGCGCCGTGGTCGACGCATTACCGGATGGAGTCGTACGTGACGGGCGAGCTGCACGAGCTCGTCGCGGCCGAGCTGCCGATCGACGGCGCGCGGCTCGGGATCTTCGGCCACTCGATGGGCGGCCACGGGGCGCTGACGCTCGCGTTGCGTCATCCGGGCCTGTACCGGTCGGTGTCGGCGTTCGCGCCGATCGCCGCGCCGACGCGCTGCCCGTGGGGCGAGAAGGCGTTCACGGGCTACCTGGGCGCCGATCGCGAAGCGTGGAAGGCGCACGACGCGAGCGAGCTGGTCGCGCGCGCCGATGCACCGAAGTTCGCGGACGGCATCCTGGTCGATCAGGGGCTCGCCGATCAGTTCCTCGCGAACCAGTTGAACCCCGACGTGTTCGAAGCCGCGTGCGCGAAGGCCGGCCAGCCGCTGACGCTGCGCCGCCATCCGGGCTACGACCACGGTTACTACTTCATCTCGACGTTCATCGCGGATCACCTCGCGCATCACGCGCGCGTGCTGGCGCGGTGA
- a CDS encoding metal ABC transporter permease, translated as MFEYDFMINAFAASGIVAVLAGIVGYFLVLRGQTFAGHALSHVGFTGATGAVLLGLSPIWGMVGFTLAAGIGMGALGERLAGRDVAIGVILSGALGFGLLFLHFYTSFATQVTALLFGNVLAVSRDTLAVLAGIGAVSLVALALIARPLLFASLQPELAEAKGVSLRTVSMLFLAVCALAVAAATQIVGVLLVFTLLVGPAAAAQNVSTRLSTGVLLAALFALFEAWVGIVLAYHTDWPTSFWITALSALVYGASLLRRN; from the coding sequence ATGTTTGAATACGACTTCATGATCAACGCCTTCGCGGCGTCGGGAATCGTCGCGGTGCTCGCGGGCATCGTCGGCTATTTCCTGGTGCTGCGCGGGCAGACCTTCGCCGGCCACGCGCTGTCGCACGTCGGCTTCACCGGCGCGACGGGCGCGGTGCTGCTCGGCCTCTCGCCGATCTGGGGGATGGTCGGCTTCACGCTCGCGGCCGGGATCGGCATGGGCGCGCTCGGCGAACGGCTCGCGGGCCGCGACGTCGCGATCGGCGTGATCCTGTCCGGCGCGCTCGGCTTCGGCCTGCTGTTCCTGCACTTCTACACGTCGTTCGCGACGCAGGTCACCGCGCTGCTGTTCGGCAACGTGCTCGCGGTCAGCCGCGACACGCTCGCGGTGCTCGCCGGCATCGGCGCGGTGAGCCTCGTCGCGCTCGCGCTGATCGCGCGGCCGCTGTTGTTCGCGTCGCTGCAGCCCGAGCTGGCCGAAGCCAAGGGCGTGTCGCTGCGCACGGTGTCGATGCTGTTCCTCGCGGTGTGCGCGCTCGCGGTGGCGGCGGCGACGCAGATCGTCGGCGTGCTGCTCGTGTTCACGCTGCTGGTGGGGCCGGCGGCGGCCGCGCAGAACGTGTCGACGCGCCTGTCGACGGGCGTGCTGCTCGCCGCGCTGTTCGCGCTGTTCGAAGCGTGGGTCGGCATCGTGCTCGCGTATCACACCGACTGGCCGACGAGCTTCTGGATCACCGCGCTGTCGGCGCTCGTGTACGGCGCGAGCCTGTTGCGGCGCAACTGA
- a CDS encoding xylulokinase, producing the protein MRLLGIDLGTGSIKLVTLDADGVERAVASEPYELSSPQPGWAEIAPDTWWQALVRAAARLPADERAQVAAIGFSGQMHGVVLIDAAGQPVRPALLWPDTRAAREADAAGWPASGSSVASNPVAPGMAGPLLRWLATHAPDALHAARWAVQPKDWLRIALGGDVAADPSDACATALATPDGAWDIALIDALGLPADRFAPVRASTARGGVLGAQAAAALGLPAGVPLATGAADTACAALGSGLATAGDALLTTGSGGQIVVLADALPPARRGLHRYRAAAGGGYYTMAAMQNVGLALEAVRGWLGYARWADAYDDAFAQPASERLCFLPYLTGERSPWMNPDARGGWLGLGLGDTRGAMMRAAFEGVAFALRAGLDAIRDADRGDAVTTLRLAGGGSVDPRWRQLLADALGASLQAIDCPNAATRGAALLAGVAIGHWREDALHTLAPSASPVAAPHDDRLLAARHARFVDLYARTDAWFTTGV; encoded by the coding sequence CGGAAATCGCGCCCGACACGTGGTGGCAGGCGCTCGTGCGCGCGGCCGCGCGGCTGCCGGCCGACGAGCGTGCGCAGGTGGCGGCGATCGGGTTTTCGGGACAGATGCATGGCGTCGTGCTGATCGACGCGGCCGGCCAGCCGGTGCGGCCCGCGCTGCTGTGGCCCGACACGCGCGCGGCGCGCGAGGCGGATGCGGCCGGCTGGCCGGCGTCCGGATCGTCCGTCGCATCGAACCCCGTGGCGCCCGGCATGGCGGGCCCGCTGTTGCGCTGGCTGGCGACGCACGCACCCGATGCGCTGCATGCCGCGCGCTGGGCCGTGCAGCCGAAGGACTGGCTGCGCATCGCACTCGGCGGCGACGTGGCGGCCGATCCGAGCGACGCGTGCGCCACCGCGCTCGCCACGCCCGACGGTGCGTGGGATATCGCGTTGATCGACGCGCTCGGCCTGCCGGCCGACCGCTTCGCGCCGGTTCGTGCGTCCACCGCGCGCGGCGGCGTGCTCGGCGCGCAGGCCGCCGCCGCGCTCGGCCTGCCGGCCGGCGTGCCGTTGGCGACGGGCGCGGCCGATACCGCGTGCGCGGCGCTCGGCAGCGGGCTGGCCACGGCAGGCGATGCGCTGCTGACGACCGGCAGCGGCGGGCAGATCGTCGTGCTCGCGGATGCGCTGCCGCCCGCGCGGCGCGGCTTGCATCGCTATCGTGCGGCGGCGGGCGGCGGCTATTACACGATGGCGGCGATGCAGAACGTCGGGCTCGCGCTCGAAGCCGTGCGCGGCTGGCTCGGTTACGCGCGATGGGCCGATGCGTATGACGACGCGTTCGCGCAGCCGGCGTCCGAACGGCTGTGCTTCCTGCCGTACCTGACCGGCGAGCGCTCGCCGTGGATGAACCCCGATGCGCGCGGCGGCTGGCTCGGCCTCGGGCTCGGCGATACGCGCGGCGCGATGATGCGCGCCGCATTCGAAGGCGTCGCGTTCGCGTTGCGCGCGGGGCTCGATGCGATCCGCGACGCCGATCGCGGCGACGCGGTGACGACGCTGCGCCTCGCGGGCGGCGGCTCGGTCGATCCGCGCTGGCGGCAGTTGCTCGCCGACGCGCTCGGCGCATCGCTGCAGGCGATCGACTGCCCGAACGCCGCGACGCGCGGCGCCGCGCTGCTCGCAGGCGTCGCGATCGGGCATTGGCGCGAGGATGCGTTGCACACGCTGGCGCCGAGCGCGTCGCCGGTTGCCGCGCCGCATGACGACCGCCTGCTGGCTGCACGCCACGCGCGCTTCGTCGATCTGTACGCGCGCACGGATGCATGGTTCACGACGGGCGTTTAA